The following proteins come from a genomic window of Montipora capricornis isolate CH-2021 chromosome 9, ASM3666992v2, whole genome shotgun sequence:
- the LOC138015869 gene encoding tRNA methyltransferase 10 homolog A-like: MEGDTHTEDEKQLGMSKKQRKRLEKHRLFLERRKVKRQEKRQRKKEEKRKLQQEKEAEEGGEKVNLSGPFPKKFKSMSSEDASSLRIAIDLSFDDLMSDRDLQKLLKQVQRVYSINRRAQHPVQLYLTSFGAKAKTKLEAIKCNYRQWDIHIKTEGYSGVFATEDIVYLTSDSPNVLKEVDQSKAYIIGGLVDHNHHKGLCYNLAVERGIVHAQLPIAEFVQLNSRKVLAVNHVFEILLQFTESKDWKDAFYKVLPSRKVLSESKFEDEKEGNAPGLFEACGEEVEEEVGAESDKVKQESS; encoded by the coding sequence ATGGAAGGGGACACACATACAGAGGATGAAAAACAGTTGGGTATGTCCAAGAAACAGCGGAAAAGACTCGAGAAGCATCGGCTATTCCTGGAACGGAGAAAGGTAAAGAGACAGGAAAAGAGGCAgagaaagaaggaagaaaaacgaaaattacaacaagaaaaagaagcgGAAGAGGGTGGTGAAAAGGTGAACCTCTCTGGTCCATTCCCGAAGAAATTTAAGTCAATGAGTTCCGAAGATGCTTCGTCGCTTCGTATCGCTATTGACTTGAGCTTTGACGATTTAATGAGCGACCGAGATCTTCAGAAGCTCTTGAAACAAGTGCAGCGAGTGTATTCTATCAACCGAAGAGCGCAGCACCCCGTTCAATTATATTTGACAAGTTTTGGAGCCAAAGCCAAAACCAAATTAGAAGCAATCAAATGTAATTATCGGCAATGGGACATTCATATCAAAACTGAAGGCTACAGTGGTGTATTCGCCACGGAGGACATAGTGTATTTAACATCTGATTCTCCGAACGTCTTGAAAGAAGTTGACCAATCAAAAGCGTACATAATCGGAGGGCTCGTGGACCACAATCACCACAAGGGATTGTGCTACAATCTTGCCGTCGAACGTGGGATCGTGCACGCCCAGTTGCCAATCGCGGAGTTTGTTCAACTCAACTCAAGAAAGGTGCTCGCCGTGAACCACGTATTTGAAATTCTGTTGCAGTTTACTGAGTCTAAGGACTGGAAAGACGCATTTTATAAAGTTCTTCCATCTAGGAAAGTGCTATCAGAAAGCAAGTTTGAAGACGAAAAGGAAGGTAATGCTCCTGGTCTTTTCGAGGCCTGCGGAGAGGAAGTAGAAGAAGAAGTAGGCGCAGAATCGGACAAGGTTAAACAAGAGTCGTCTTAA